One part of the Eucalyptus grandis isolate ANBG69807.140 chromosome 10, ASM1654582v1, whole genome shotgun sequence genome encodes these proteins:
- the LOC120288787 gene encoding UDP-glucose iridoid glucosyltransferase-like, translating into MEERGQRSNRRSVLVPCPFQGHITPMLNLGSLLHSKGFSIVIAHTHFSHPHPSGFPNFTFASIPDCLPKDVLSSGDAAAITANLNTNCEGPLRQVLSDMMAQDGATESKISCVIYDSLMYCAEAAAHYVKLPSMALLTSSIGTQLIFSELPRLQKEGYFPPKGMFNPHIVTDNKLSDISMRNNLLVTSVM; encoded by the coding sequence ATGGAGGAACGAGGGCAGAGAAGCAATCGTAGATCGGTGCTAGTCCCCTGCCCCTTTCAAGGACACATAACCCCGATGCTCAATTTGGGGTCCCTCCTGCATTCCAAGGGCTTCTCTATTGTAATAGCTCACACTCACTTCAGTCATCCCCATCCATCTGGTTTCCCCAATTTTACCTTTGCTTCTATTCCCGACTGCTTACCGAAGGATGTCCTCTCCTCGGGAGATGCTGCAGCTATTACAGCAAATCTCAACACCAACTGTGAAGGACCTCTCCGCCAAGTATTGTCAGATATGATGGCACAGGATGGAGCAACCGAGAGTAAAATCTCTTGCGTGATTTATGATTCGCTGATGTATTGTGCAGAAGCCGCAGCTCATTATGTGAAACTTCCTAGCATGGCTTTGCTCACTAGTAGTATCGGCACACAGCTGATTTTCTCTGAATTGCCTCGGCTCCAAAAGGAAGGTTATTTTCCCCCGAAAGGTATGTTCAATCCTCATATAGTAACAGACAATAAACTATCAGATATCAGTATGCGCAATAACCTTCTAGTCACCTCTGTGATGTAG
- the LOC104431598 gene encoding 18.1 kDa class I heat shock protein-like — translation MSLIPSWFGGRRSNVFDPFSLDLWDPFKDFPFPSSSLSASNFPQTIRENTAFVNTRIDWKETPEAHVFKADLPGLKKEEVKVQIEDDRVLQISGERNVEKEDKNDTWHRVERSSGKFMRRFRLPENARMDQVKASMENGVLTVSVPKVEEKKPEVKAIEISS, via the coding sequence ATGTCGCTCATCCCAAGCTGGTTCGGCGGCCGCCGCAGCAACGTCTTCGACCCTTTCTCCCTCGACCTCTGGGACCCCTTCAAGGACTTCCCTTTcccttcctcctccctttcCGCCTCTAATTTCCCTCAAACCATCCGAGAAAATACTGCTTTCGTGAACACGAGGATCGACTGGAAGGAGACCCCGGAAGCCCACGTGTTCAAGGCGGATCTCCCCGGGCTCAAGAAGGAGGAGGTCAAGGTGCAGATCGAGGACGATCGGGTGCTCCAGATAAGCGGCGAGAGGAACGTGGAGAAGGAGGACAAGAACGACACGTGGCACCGGGTGGAGAGGAGCAGCGGGAAATTCATGAGGAGGTTCAGGTTGCCCGAGAACGCGAGGATGGATCAGGTGAAGGCGTCGATGGAGAACGGGGTGCTCACCGTCAGTGTTCCCaaggtggaggagaagaagcctGAGGTCAAGGCCATCGAGATCTCCAGTTGA
- the LOC120289203 gene encoding 18.1 kDa class I heat shock protein-like, with protein MSLIPSWFGGCRSNVLDPFSLDLWDPFKDFPFPSSSLSASNFPQTIRENTAFVNTRIDWKDTPEAHVFKADLPGLKKEEVKVEMEDDRVLQISGERNVEKEDKNDTWHRVERSSGKFMRRFRLPENARMDQVKASMENGVLTITVPKVEEKKPEVKAIEISG; from the coding sequence ATGTCGCTCATCCCAAGCTGGTTCGGCGGCTGCCGCAGCAATGTCTTGGACCCTTTCTCCCTCGACCTCTGGGACCCCTTCAAGGACTTCCCTTTcccttcctcctccctttcCGCCTCTAATTTCCCTCAAACCATCCGAGAAAATACTGCTTTCGTGAACACGAGGATCGACTGGAAGGATACCCCGGAAGCCCACGTGTTTAAGGCGGATCTCCCCGGGCTCAAGAAGGAGGAAGTCAAGGTGGAGATGGAGGACGATCGGGTGCTCCAGATAAGCGGCGAGAGGAACGTGGAGAAGGAGGACAAGAACGACACCTGGCACCGGGTGGAGAGGAGCAGCGGGAAGTTCATGAGGAGGTTCAGGCTGCCGGAGAACGCGAGGATGGATCAGGTGAAGGCCTCGATGGAGAATGGGGTGCTCACCATCACTGTTCCCaaggtggaggagaagaagcctGAGGTCAAGGCCATCGAGATCTCCGGTTGA
- the LOC104422431 gene encoding 18.1 kDa class I heat shock protein-like: MSLIPSWFGGRRSNVLDPFSLDLWDPFKDFPFPSSALSASNFPQTFRENTAFVNTRIDWKETPEAHVFKADLPGLKKEEVKVEIEDDRVLQISGERNVEKEDKNDTWHRVERSSGKFMRRFRLPENARMDQVKASMENGVLTVSVPKVEEKKPEVKAIEISG; this comes from the coding sequence ATGTCGCTCATCCCAAGCTGGTTCGGTGGCCGTCGCAGCAACGTCTTGGACCCTTTCTCCCTCGACCTCTGGGACCCCTTCAAGGACTTCCCTTTCCCTTCCTCAGCCCTCTCCGCCTCTAATTTCCCCCAGACGTTCCGGGAGAACACTGCTTTCGTGAACACGAGAATCGACTGGAAGGAGACCCCGGAAGCCCACGTGTTCAAGGCGGATCTCCCCGGGCTCAAGAAGGAAGAAGTCAAGGTGGAGATTGAGGACGATCGAGTGCTCCAGATAAGCGGCGAGAGGAACGTGGAGAAGGAGGACAAGAACGACACGTGGCACCGGGTGGAGAGAAGCAGCGGGAAGTTCATGAGGAGGTTCAGGCTGCCGGAGAACGCGAGGATGGATCAGGTGAAGGCCTCGATGGAGAACGGGGTGCTCACCGTCAGTGTTCCCaaggtggaggagaagaagcctGAGGTCAAGGCCATCGAGATCTCTGGTTGA
- the LOC104422435 gene encoding UDP-glycosyltransferase 76E2 — MESEGRNGKKLILVPGPFQGHLTPMLQLATILKSKGFSITIAHTHFNSPDSSAHPDFTFLCIPDGLSEEEVRNPDLMGLVLRLNVNCESSFRECLTRGTNSMEPVDKICCIIYDALMYFSEAVARDLKIPSIALHTSSAATTIVRPILLQLKAQGHIPIPDSMLQALVPLHQPLRFKDLPLSNFGSLDYFLELLVLASNIRSSSAIIFNTIHCLEESPLAQLHQQYQVPIFPIGPLHKLAPTSAVSLLQEDTGCIPWLDKQTHNSVIYVSLGSIAHLDQDQLSEMAWGLANSKQPFLWVIRPGSIPGSEWIESMDEEFKECVKDRACIVKWAPQKKVLAHDSVGGFWSHCGWNSTLESIGEGVPIICQPCFGDQNVNARYLTHEWKVGLELEGEIERGTVERAVRTLMKKKEGEEMRQRVLDLKHKCDVSIVDGGSSCHYLSKLVELLRSF; from the exons ATGGAAAGTGAAGGGCGAAATGGCAAGAAATTGATCCTGGTCCCAGGACCATTCCAGGGCCACCTCACTCCCATGCTTCAGCTGGCGACAATCCTCAAGTCCAAGGGCTTCTCCATCACAATTGCTCACACACATTTCAACAGTCCAGATTCTTCTGCTCACCCTGATTTCACCTTCTTATGCATACCTGACGGCTTGTCTGAAGAAGAGGTTCGAAACCCCGATCTGATGGGCCTTGTGCTGAGGCTTAATGTCAATTGTGAGTCCAGCTTTAGGGAGTGCCTAACTCGGGGCACAAACTCTATGGAGCCAGTTGACAAGATTTGCTGCATCATCTACGATGCACTCATGTACTTCTCGGAAGCTGTTGCCCGTGATTTGAAGATTCCTAGCATCGCTTTACACACGAGCAGTGCTGCTACCACCATAGTCCGCCCGATTCTTCTCCAGTTGAAGGCACAAGGACACATTCCGATCCCAG ATTCCATGTTGCAGGCTCTGGTGCCTCTGCATCAGCCCCTGAGGTTCAAAGACCTACCACTCTCCAATTTTGGAAGTTTGGACTATTTCTTGGAGTTGTTAGTCTTGGCGAGTAATATCAGATCGTCTTCGGCCATTATATTCAACACGATTCACTGCCTTGAAGAGTCACCTCTGGCGCAGCTTCACCAACAGTACCAGGTTCCGATTTTTCCAATAGGTCCTCTGCACAAACTCGCTCCTACTTCAGCTGTTAGCTTACTGCAAGAGGATACTGGTTGCATTCCATGGCTTGACAAGCAAACTCATAATTCAGTCATTTATGTGAGTTTAGGAAGTATAGCACATCTGGACCAAGACCAATTGTCAGAAATGGCTTGGGGTCTGGCAAATAGCAAGCAGCCTTTCTTGTGGGTTATTAGGCCTGGCTCAATACCAGGTTCGGAATGGATCGAGTCAATGGATGAAGAATTCAAAGAATGTGTTAAGGACAGGGCTTGCATTGTGAAATGGGCACCTCAAAAAAAAGTACTGGCTCATGACTCGGTGGGAGGGTTTTGGAGCCACTGTGGATGGAACTCCACCTTGGAGAGTATAGGTGAAGGCGTTCCGATCATATGTCAACCATGCTTCGGTGACCAAAATGTGAATGCGAGGTACTTGACTCATGAATGGAAGGTTGGATTAGAACTGGAGggggagatagagagagggacAGTAGAAAGAGCTGTTAGaacattgatgaagaaaaaggaaggtgAAGAGATGAGGCAGAGGGTCTTGGATTTGAAGCACAAGTGCGATGTTAGTATAGTTGATGGTGGATCTTCTTGCCATTATCTGAGCAAGCTAGTCGAGTTGTTGAGATCGTTCTAG
- the LOC120289011 gene encoding 18.1 kDa class I heat shock protein-like, translating to MSLIPSWFGGRRSNVFDPFSLDLWDPFKDFPFPSSSLSASNFPRTFRENAAFVNTRIDWKETPEAHVFKTDLPGLKKEEVKVEIEDDRVLQISGERNVEKEDKNDRWHRVERSSGKFMRRFRLPENTRMDQVKASMENGVLTVTVPKVEEKKPEVKAIEISG from the coding sequence ATGTCGCTCATCCCAAGCTGGTTCGGCGGCCGTCGCAGCAACGTTTTCGACCCTTTCTCCCTCGACCTCTGGGACCCCTTCAAGGACTTCCCTTtcccttcctcctccctctctgcCTCTAATTTCCCTCGAACGTTCCGGGAGAACGCCGCCTTCGTGAACACGAGGATCGACTGGAAGGAGACCCCGGAAGCCCATGTGTTCAAGACGGATCTCCCCGGGCTCAAGAAGGAGGAAGTCAAGGTGGAGATTGAAGACGACCGGGTGCTCCAGATAAGTGGCGAGAGGAACGTGGAGAAGGAGGACAAGAACGACAGGTGGCACCGGGTGGAGAGGAGCAGCGGCAAGTTCATGAGGAGGTTCAGGCTGCCGGAGAACACGAGGATGGATCAGGTGAAGGCATCGATGGAGAACGGGGTGCTCACCGTGACTGTTCCCaaggtggaggagaagaagcctGAGGTCAAGGCCATTGAGATCTCTGGTTGA